A window of Chloracidobacterium sp. N contains these coding sequences:
- a CDS encoding Glu/Leu/Phe/Val dehydrogenase, giving the protein MTRVVSMYFNRAADILNLDPNYRLILGLPGRELAVNLPVEMDSGEIQIFPGYRVQHHVAMGPMHGGLRYRPDLTLDDLRALALWATLTSAVADVPFGGSMGGIICDPNQLSIHELERLTRRYVVEILDIIGTERDILAPDFSTDQQVMAWIMDTYSMHARQTVTAIVTGKPLELGGSHGSHESVGYGVWCLLDATFKHLGNKPVPPRVAIQGAGRRGGSAAKLLHQAGYKVIAITDSGGGVYHPDGLDVPDVLEYFAHNGSLAGYTEADTLTDEELLTIDCDVLVPAYLQNQITAKNAYKLRCRILCEAAYGASTVEASQILDDSDIYVIPAIMGESGGTIVRYFEWVQNRIGFRWRRHVVLERLRDKVTAMYHNVVKAAETYGVNLRDASYLVGVQHMGRDLALRGIYA; this is encoded by the coding sequence ATGACGCGCGTCGTGAGCATGTATTTCAACCGGGCGGCCGACATCCTGAACCTGGACCCCAACTACCGGCTCATTTTGGGTCTGCCCGGCCGGGAACTGGCCGTCAACCTGCCGGTCGAGATGGATTCGGGAGAAATCCAGATTTTCCCCGGCTACCGCGTGCAGCATCACGTCGCCATGGGGCCGATGCACGGCGGATTGCGCTACCGTCCTGACCTGACCCTCGATGACCTGCGCGCTCTGGCGCTCTGGGCCACCCTCACCTCCGCCGTTGCTGATGTGCCCTTTGGCGGCTCGATGGGGGGCATCATTTGTGATCCCAACCAACTCTCCATTCACGAACTCGAACGTCTGACCCGCCGGTATGTCGTTGAAATTCTCGACATCATCGGCACCGAGCGGGACATTCTGGCGCCGGATTTCAGTACCGATCAGCAGGTCATGGCGTGGATCATGGACACCTATTCGATGCATGCGCGCCAGACCGTCACGGCCATCGTTACCGGCAAACCACTCGAACTGGGCGGCTCCCACGGCTCGCACGAATCCGTCGGCTACGGCGTCTGGTGTCTGCTTGATGCCACATTCAAGCACCTGGGCAACAAACCGGTCCCACCACGGGTTGCCATCCAGGGGGCCGGACGCCGTGGCGGTTCAGCCGCCAAGCTGCTTCACCAGGCCGGCTACAAGGTCATTGCAATTACTGATTCCGGCGGCGGTGTCTATCATCCCGACGGCCTCGATGTCCCGGATGTGCTGGAATACTTCGCCCACAACGGCTCACTGGCCGGTTACACCGAAGCCGACACCCTCACCGACGAAGAACTGCTCACCATCGACTGCGATGTGCTCGTCCCGGCTTACCTGCAAAACCAGATCACGGCCAAAAACGCCTACAAACTCCGCTGCCGTATCCTGTGTGAAGCCGCGTACGGGGCCAGCACGGTCGAGGCCAGCCAAATCCTTGACGACTCGGACATTTACGTTATCCCGGCGATTATGGGCGAATCCGGCGGCACCATCGTGCGGTACTTCGAGTGGGTGCAGAACCGGATTGGCTTCCGCTGGCGGCGGCACGTCGTCCTGGAGCGTCTCCGCGACAAAGTCACGGCGATGTACCACAATGTCGTCAAGGCGGCCGAGACCTACGGCGTGAACCTGCGGGATGCCAGCTATCTCGTGGGCGTCCAGCACATGGGGCGCGACCTGGCGCTGCGCGGCATCTATGCCTGA
- a CDS encoding class I SAM-dependent methyltransferase, producing MPDVLAQWMARLAGQRVLDIGCGRNKTPGALGMDANPHADADLVHNLDDVPYPFPAHAFDAVIGRHVIEHVQSPLAVIIELHRIVRPGGWVLLVAPHWTNPDFATDLTHRNHLNSYSFRNLTVGQEVFDFYAPVRFRQRPPYVTLLNLWRACGLEWLVNLDRRHPRWRFLRRFWEQYLNALVRGKEVYFELEVVKPDGAPPAP from the coding sequence ATGCCTGATGTCCTCGCCCAGTGGATGGCGCGGCTGGCGGGCCAGCGCGTCCTGGACATCGGCTGTGGACGCAACAAAACCCCCGGCGCGCTGGGGATGGATGCCAACCCCCACGCGGACGCCGATCTGGTTCACAACCTCGATGACGTGCCCTACCCCTTTCCCGCGCACGCCTTCGATGCCGTCATCGGGCGGCACGTCATCGAGCACGTTCAATCACCGCTGGCGGTCATCATTGAACTGCACCGCATCGTGCGTCCCGGCGGCTGGGTTCTGCTCGTGGCCCCCCACTGGACGAATCCCGACTTTGCCACCGATCTGACCCACCGCAACCATCTCAACAGTTATTCCTTTCGCAACCTGACCGTCGGGCAGGAAGTGTTTGACTTCTACGCCCCGGTGCGCTTTCGTCAGCGCCCGCCCTACGTTACGCTTCTGAACCTGTGGCGCGCCTGTGGACTGGAATGGCTCGTCAATCTGGATCGTCGCCATCCCCGCTGGCGCTTCCTGCGGCGTTTCTGGGAACAGTATCTGAATGCCCTCGTCCGGGGGAAAGAAGTCTATTTTGAACTCGAAGTCGTCAAACCGGACGGCGCTCCACCTGCACCATGA
- the lpxD gene encoding UDP-3-O-(3-hydroxymyristoyl)glucosamine N-acyltransferase — MNHLPSAPTLRDLAAAFGYTVEGAADAAGTVITGVAGLDEAGPTELTFLSNPRYAAKARTTRAAAIIVSQGVATEGLPCPVVRAPDAYLAFARMAGWFYRPPRPSSGIHPTAIIAPSAQLGAEVSVGPYVVVGENVVLGDRVRLFAHTVIYDGARIGDDSVLHAHVVIREQVELGCRVIVHNHVTIGCDGFGYAKRPDGSWEKIPQAGRVIVEDDVEIGAGTQIDRPSVGETRIRRGAKLDNLVQIGHAVEVGEDTLLCAQVGIAGSATIGSRVILAGQVGVAGHLTIGDGVTALAQSGIPNDVPAGQQVAGYPAVDRRQWLRVSAAQARLPDLLKQVQHLEARLKALELAARENETSRKG, encoded by the coding sequence ATGAACCACCTTCCATCCGCGCCCACTCTTCGTGACCTTGCGGCTGCCTTTGGCTACACGGTGGAGGGCGCAGCCGACGCGGCCGGGACCGTCATCACGGGCGTGGCCGGCCTCGACGAAGCCGGGCCCACAGAGCTTACCTTTCTGTCGAACCCACGCTACGCGGCCAAAGCCCGGACAACACGCGCCGCCGCGATCATCGTCAGTCAGGGTGTTGCCACGGAAGGGCTGCCCTGCCCGGTCGTCCGTGCACCGGACGCCTACCTGGCCTTTGCCCGGATGGCTGGCTGGTTTTACCGGCCGCCGCGGCCTTCGTCGGGCATTCATCCCACGGCGATCATCGCGCCTTCGGCGCAGTTGGGAGCGGAAGTGTCTGTTGGCCCCTACGTGGTTGTCGGTGAAAACGTCGTCCTGGGCGACCGGGTCCGGCTTTTCGCCCACACGGTCATTTATGACGGCGCCCGCATCGGCGACGACTCGGTGCTTCATGCCCACGTCGTCATCCGGGAACAGGTCGAACTCGGCTGCCGGGTTATCGTCCACAACCACGTCACCATCGGCTGTGATGGTTTCGGTTACGCGAAGCGCCCGGATGGAAGCTGGGAAAAAATCCCGCAGGCCGGGCGCGTCATCGTTGAAGACGACGTGGAAATCGGCGCCGGTACACAGATTGACCGTCCCAGCGTGGGGGAAACCCGCATCCGGCGCGGCGCCAAGCTCGACAACCTCGTGCAGATTGGTCACGCCGTCGAAGTTGGGGAAGACACCCTGCTGTGCGCCCAGGTTGGGATTGCCGGCAGCGCCACGATTGGCTCACGGGTCATCCTCGCCGGGCAGGTTGGCGTCGCCGGCCACCTGACAATTGGCGACGGCGTTACGGCACTGGCCCAGAGCGGCATTCCGAACGATGTCCCGGCCGGGCAACAGGTCGCCGGCTACCCGGCGGTGGACCGCCGGCAGTGGCTGCGCGTCTCGGCGGCTCAGGCGCGACTTCCCGACCTGCTCAAACAGGTCCAGCATCTCGAAGCCCGCCTGAAGGCACTCGAACTGGCAGCGCGCGAAAATGAAACTTCCCGGAAAGGATAG
- a CDS encoding ComEC/Rec2 family competence protein — protein MRKDRRSSSARRGWQGCLLVVGLLGLAAASLWLLWHFRDRLIPGPPPLAGKLLHIHAIDVGQGDSYLIVTPEKKTILIDAGPAEAGSKVVAFLRQQGIAELDLVIATHPHADHIGGMGYVLESVKVKNFLDSGQEHTTLTYRRMLEAVKKHVGRLTVAQAGQKFNLDNGITLSVLGPRQPWLQNVSGSDLNANSVVVRLDYGQFSMLLTGDAEDETEDRLIADGAPLQVTALKVAHHGSRHSTRERFLRAAKPSVAIISCGATNRYGHPTQATLDRLRRLDVALYRTDLHGDITLTTNGQEHRVTTTRQVAANELWRGRQPDTANDSGDEMPRRRAG, from the coding sequence ATGCGTAAGGATCGCCGTTCATCATCTGCGCGCCGTGGATGGCAGGGTTGCCTGCTGGTTGTTGGCCTGCTCGGTCTGGCTGCGGCCTCACTCTGGCTGCTGTGGCATTTCCGTGACCGGCTCATTCCCGGACCGCCGCCGCTGGCCGGAAAACTGCTGCACATCCACGCCATTGACGTTGGCCAGGGCGACAGCTACCTCATCGTCACGCCGGAGAAGAAAACCATCCTCATTGACGCCGGGCCAGCCGAAGCCGGGTCAAAGGTGGTGGCATTTTTACGACAGCAGGGTATCGCCGAACTCGACCTCGTCATCGCCACCCACCCCCACGCCGACCACATCGGCGGCATGGGCTACGTTCTGGAAAGCGTCAAGGTCAAGAACTTCCTCGACAGCGGACAGGAACACACCACGCTGACCTACCGCCGCATGCTCGAAGCCGTCAAAAAGCACGTCGGGCGGCTCACGGTGGCGCAAGCCGGGCAGAAGTTCAACCTCGACAACGGCATCACCCTCTCCGTGCTCGGGCCACGGCAACCCTGGCTGCAAAATGTTTCCGGCAGCGACCTCAATGCCAACTCCGTCGTCGTACGGCTCGACTACGGACAGTTTTCCATGCTCCTGACTGGCGACGCCGAAGACGAAACCGAAGACCGGCTCATTGCCGACGGTGCACCGCTCCAGGTCACGGCGCTCAAGGTAGCCCACCACGGCTCCCGGCATTCGACCAGGGAGCGCTTCCTGCGCGCCGCCAAACCCTCCGTAGCCATCATTTCCTGTGGCGCGACGAACCGCTACGGCCACCCCACCCAGGCGACACTCGACCGCCTGCGCCGCCTCGATGTCGCGCTCTATCGTACCGACCTGCACGGTGACATCACCCTGACTACCAACGGGCAGGAACATCGCGTGACAACCACCCGTCAGGTGGCGGCAAATGAACTCTGGCGCGGACGCCAGCCCGATACCGCCAACGATTCCGGCGACGAAATGCCCCGCCGCCGCGCCGGGTAA
- a CDS encoding lipopolysaccharide assembly protein LapB codes for MVNIQKFAAYRHWPWLLAVGLAGLVYANTLGNGFTYDDTPIIVNNPTIRSLADVPRLFLAGYWDHQQDGGNNYRPLLVTTLAVDYALWGLRPVGYHLTNLILHAANTVWVWWLLRCYHAAPWLALLAALVFAVHPVHTEAVANVVGRAELLGMCFGGLMWWGWVQARWDTERAGWWRALAAAGYLAAMLSKENMVVLPAALWLAEVLRARHRLWRAGWPAWWATTRPFFWLVIPWLPYAGLRLVSQQGFQPTGALSGNPMYAQTLWERLVTMAGVSLEWYRLVFLGFPLKPWYDAHNLALTPVWSWRTGLGGLVTLGLVVGAVAAVRRFPLLTFAVGFWFITLALVSNIIAPLWTPLGERWLYVPSVAYAIAVAWVLVRLGGMTSQQPAAAWRVGVSVGMALVLFIGYAYGTSRRNLDWQSDWRLFTRFLETDPQHPLPYTSLAHAWQTTDPAQARAYYEQALARVPNFFLALLGLAQLDLREGRIEAAHARLGQMVAAKPPEVVPTDADWGLVHALYARTLALQGDTAHALEQIAEARRYGPRDAPTLTSCAIAYVNLGQPAEAESLLREALDLGVDTPTIRFNLGAVLLRQGRTDEAERHFEAALRLDPDFAPARLALDRLRPADTP; via the coding sequence ATGGTGAACATCCAGAAGTTTGCCGCATATCGGCACTGGCCGTGGCTGCTGGCCGTTGGGCTGGCCGGGCTGGTCTATGCCAACACCCTGGGCAATGGGTTTACGTATGACGACACGCCCATCATCGTCAACAACCCTACCATCCGGTCGCTGGCCGATGTGCCACGCCTGTTTTTGGCCGGCTACTGGGATCACCAGCAGGACGGCGGCAACAATTACCGTCCCCTGTTGGTAACTACTCTGGCGGTGGACTATGCCCTGTGGGGGCTGCGTCCGGTCGGCTATCACCTGACCAACCTTATCCTCCACGCCGCCAACACGGTCTGGGTGTGGTGGCTGCTGCGGTGCTACCACGCAGCGCCCTGGCTGGCGCTGCTGGCGGCGCTGGTGTTTGCCGTGCATCCCGTACACACCGAGGCCGTGGCGAATGTCGTCGGGCGGGCTGAGTTGCTGGGGATGTGCTTTGGCGGGCTGATGTGGTGGGGCTGGGTGCAGGCGCGCTGGGATACGGAGCGTGCCGGATGGTGGCGCGCCCTGGCGGCGGCGGGCTATCTGGCGGCGATGCTGTCGAAGGAAAACATGGTCGTGCTGCCGGCGGCGCTGTGGCTGGCAGAGGTATTGCGCGCGCGGCATCGTCTCTGGCGCGCAGGCTGGCCGGCATGGTGGGCCACGACGCGCCCTTTCTTCTGGCTGGTGATTCCGTGGTTGCCTTATGCCGGGTTGCGCCTCGTGAGCCAGCAGGGGTTTCAGCCAACCGGGGCGCTGTCGGGCAATCCCATGTATGCCCAAACGCTTTGGGAACGGCTCGTCACCATGGCAGGCGTTTCCCTGGAATGGTATCGGCTGGTGTTTCTGGGGTTTCCCCTCAAGCCCTGGTACGACGCGCACAATCTGGCGCTGACACCGGTCTGGAGCTGGCGCACAGGGCTTGGCGGATTGGTCACGCTTGGTCTGGTCGTGGGGGCGGTGGCGGCCGTGCGACGTTTTCCGCTGCTGACCTTTGCGGTGGGCTTCTGGTTCATCACGCTGGCACTGGTGAGCAACATCATTGCGCCACTGTGGACGCCCCTTGGAGAACGCTGGCTGTATGTGCCGTCTGTGGCTTATGCGATTGCCGTCGCTTGGGTGCTGGTCAGACTGGGTGGAATGACCAGCCAGCAGCCGGCAGCCGCCTGGCGGGTCGGCGTCAGTGTGGGCATGGCGCTGGTGTTGTTCATCGGTTATGCCTACGGGACGAGTCGGCGCAACCTCGACTGGCAAAGCGACTGGCGGCTGTTCACACGTTTTCTGGAAACCGATCCGCAGCATCCATTGCCCTACACGTCGCTGGCCCACGCCTGGCAGACGACTGACCCGGCACAGGCGCGTGCTTACTATGAACAGGCACTGGCGCGCGTGCCGAACTTCTTTCTGGCGCTGCTGGGGTTGGCACAACTCGACCTGCGTGAAGGACGCATCGAAGCTGCCCATGCAAGGTTGGGTCAGATGGTTGCTGCCAAACCGCCGGAAGTCGTGCCGACTGACGCCGACTGGGGGCTGGTACACGCCCTTTATGCCCGGACGCTTGCCCTGCAGGGTGACACCGCCCACGCCCTGGAACAGATTGCCGAGGCGCGGCGCTACGGGCCGCGGGATGCCCCGACGCTGACGAGCTGCGCCATCGCCTATGTAAACCTTGGTCAGCCGGCCGAAGCCGAAAGCCTCCTGCGCGAGGCGCTGGATTTGGGTGTGGATACGCCGACGATTCGGTTCAACCTGGGGGCAGTGCTGCTCCGGCAGGGCCGGACGGACGAAGCGGAGCGCCATTTTGAGGCCGCACTGCGCCTGGACCCGGACTTTGCTCCGGCGCGCCTGGCCCTTGACAGGCTCCGTCCGGCAGATACGCCGTAG
- a CDS encoding MBL fold metallo-hydrolase produces the protein MTSVVPKYASAVILLRRNEAGDWRFFWARRAQAAPFLGGYHAFLGGRRDPEDEQVPVRHATDPEHAAQCACAVREVFEEAGILLAESRLTAPETRLAVRADLMAGRLTFAEVCARFAVEIDARRLIPGGRWVTPVGVPRRYDTTFFVSRLDGADEPELWPDEMVDGQWVTPAEAMAAWAQGAVRLVPPTLHSVRSLLRWTTEGFAGREDFQRLRELLHDHPAAHGEPPAFIELAPGIVTFPVRTPTLPPATHTNCYLVGDRELVVIDPASPYPEEQARLDAHLTWLAEQCGARVTAIWLTHHHPDHVGGAAHLSRRWNVPVAAHPITARLLEGKVQVSQWLADGDGQFIPASPAMGRWSTTPPGWPGWRLRAVFTPGHAPGHLCFFEETTGTLLSGDMVVGLGSVLIDPDEGDMAAYLASLRRLQSLPVQLIAGGHGPALGEPQAVLAAYLTHRQQREESILAALRSGATTVADLVAVVYADTPAALHPLAARSVQAHLVKLTREGKVQQSGGRLQLADVA, from the coding sequence ATGACTTCTGTTGTTCCCAAGTACGCATCGGCTGTGATCCTACTGCGCCGGAATGAAGCCGGCGACTGGCGCTTTTTCTGGGCCCGGCGCGCCCAGGCTGCGCCCTTTCTCGGCGGCTACCACGCCTTTCTGGGTGGTCGCCGCGACCCGGAAGACGAACAGGTACCCGTACGCCACGCCACCGACCCGGAACACGCCGCCCAGTGTGCATGTGCGGTGCGCGAGGTCTTCGAGGAAGCGGGCATCCTGCTGGCCGAAAGCCGGTTGACTGCGCCCGAAACGCGGCTGGCCGTACGCGCCGACCTGATGGCCGGCCGCCTGACCTTTGCCGAAGTGTGTGCGCGTTTTGCCGTCGAAATTGACGCGCGCCGCCTCATCCCGGGCGGGCGATGGGTGACGCCGGTGGGTGTCCCGCGCCGCTACGACACCACGTTTTTCGTCAGCCGGCTCGACGGCGCGGACGAACCCGAACTCTGGCCCGATGAAATGGTGGACGGACAGTGGGTGACGCCAGCGGAAGCCATGGCCGCCTGGGCGCAGGGCGCGGTGCGGCTTGTGCCGCCAACCCTGCACAGCGTCCGCAGCCTGCTGCGCTGGACGACCGAAGGTTTTGCCGGGCGGGAGGATTTCCAGCGTCTGCGCGAGTTGCTACATGATCATCCTGCCGCTCATGGCGAGCCGCCAGCTTTTATCGAACTGGCGCCGGGGATCGTCACCTTTCCGGTTCGTACGCCGACCCTGCCGCCGGCCACGCATACGAACTGCTACCTGGTGGGCGACCGGGAACTGGTCGTCATTGATCCGGCTTCACCCTACCCCGAAGAGCAGGCACGCCTCGATGCCCATCTGACGTGGTTGGCCGAACAATGTGGTGCGCGGGTGACGGCCATCTGGCTGACCCATCACCATCCCGATCACGTTGGAGGAGCCGCCCACTTGAGCCGGCGCTGGAATGTGCCGGTTGCCGCCCATCCCATCACTGCCCGGCTGCTGGAAGGCAAGGTACAGGTTTCACAGTGGCTGGCCGACGGCGACGGGCAGTTCATCCCGGCGTCGCCGGCCATGGGAAGGTGGAGCACCACGCCGCCGGGCTGGCCCGGCTGGCGGCTGCGCGCAGTGTTTACGCCGGGTCATGCGCCGGGCCATCTGTGCTTTTTCGAGGAAACGACCGGCACACTGCTCAGCGGCGACATGGTGGTGGGGCTGGGCAGCGTGCTCATTGATCCTGATGAGGGCGATATGGCGGCATACCTCGCTTCGCTGCGGCGGCTTCAGTCGTTGCCGGTGCAGCTCATTGCGGGCGGTCACGGGCCGGCGCTGGGCGAGCCGCAGGCAGTTCTGGCGGCTTACCTGACCCATCGCCAGCAGCGGGAAGAGTCCATTCTGGCTGCACTGCGTTCCGGGGCGACGACGGTCGCCGATCTGGTGGCCGTGGTGTATGCCGACACGCCGGCGGCGCTGCACCCGCTGGCCGCACGGTCGGTACAGGCACATCTCGTGAAGCTGACGCGCGAAGGGAAAGTGCAGCAGTCCGGGGGCCGCCTACAGCTTGCCGACGTTGCCTGA
- a CDS encoding energy transducer TonB, translating into MVNQRAPVWPQRSQYTLGAHHVTYCWLWLLLVGLWGGCLWALPAGARPLPAGLFVSDEPLTVAVLPPDIADDVGGVTSEGLLAALEQALAREGLEVVPRAQVFAAVPAGRPLDFNPTCTAAQALGARVGSEGYVLVRLRRGERSLSDRQTIVGGTLHLFAVETRTGQLVASEHVDFIEGKEGFLPAVAAGIEAAAQRFAADWRRVRGQTPGMGCAAGGDGADEVLDLRDGVLPPGVTAPVPLVRARPEPTGLARAAGVTATVMVEVCVGRDGQVREVAVVRWAGYGLEAAVEKALRAVRFRPALRQGKPVAAWFVAAFNFRSSPADDR; encoded by the coding sequence ATGGTGAATCAGAGGGCGCCGGTGTGGCCGCAACGTTCACAATACACGCTTGGGGCGCACCACGTCACGTATTGTTGGTTGTGGTTGTTGCTGGTTGGGCTGTGGGGAGGCTGCCTGTGGGCGCTGCCGGCCGGTGCCAGGCCGCTTCCGGCCGGGCTGTTTGTGTCGGATGAGCCGCTGACGGTGGCTGTTCTGCCGCCCGACATCGCCGACGACGTGGGCGGTGTTACGTCGGAAGGGCTGCTGGCGGCGCTGGAGCAGGCTTTGGCACGGGAAGGGCTGGAAGTAGTGCCACGCGCACAGGTGTTTGCGGCAGTCCCAGCCGGCAGGCCGCTGGATTTCAACCCGACCTGTACGGCGGCGCAGGCGCTTGGGGCGCGGGTGGGCAGCGAAGGCTACGTGCTTGTGCGGCTGCGGCGGGGCGAACGCAGCCTTTCCGACCGGCAAACCATAGTGGGCGGGACGCTGCATCTGTTCGCGGTGGAAACCCGTACGGGGCAGCTTGTCGCCAGCGAGCATGTGGATTTCATCGAGGGAAAAGAAGGGTTTTTGCCGGCGGTGGCAGCAGGCATCGAAGCGGCGGCGCAGCGTTTTGCAGCGGACTGGCGGCGGGTGCGGGGACAGACGCCGGGGATGGGGTGTGCGGCGGGCGGGGATGGTGCCGACGAGGTGCTTGACTTGCGGGACGGGGTGTTGCCGCCCGGCGTGACCGCGCCGGTGCCACTGGTGCGGGCGCGCCCGGAGCCGACCGGACTGGCGCGGGCGGCGGGTGTCACGGCGACGGTAATGGTTGAAGTGTGTGTTGGCCGGGACGGGCAGGTGCGGGAGGTGGCAGTGGTGCGTTGGGCAGGGTACGGGCTGGAAGCGGCGGTGGAGAAGGCGTTGCGGGCGGTGCGCTTCCGGCCGGCCTTGCGGCAGGGGAAACCTGTCGCGGCGTGGTTTGTGGCCGCGTTCAACTTTCGGTCATCGCCTGCGGATGACCGGTAG
- the tnpA gene encoding IS200/IS605 family transposase, translating to MANTYSSLFYHVVFSTKQRTKFIRPEIEQRVWAYLGGVASRQGAKAVQIGGVEDHVHVLLMAPPTVSPAELVRRIKGDSSRWIHEVFPELRNFGWQDGYGVFSVSRSNVPQVVKYIQNQREHHRVQTFQEEYLLFLKKHQVAYDERYLWG from the coding sequence ATGGCCAACACATACAGTTCGTTGTTCTACCACGTTGTTTTCAGCACAAAGCAGCGGACGAAGTTCATTCGGCCGGAAATTGAGCAGCGTGTTTGGGCTTACTTGGGGGGTGTGGCGTCCCGGCAGGGGGCAAAGGCAGTACAGATTGGGGGTGTGGAGGATCATGTTCACGTGCTGCTGATGGCGCCGCCGACAGTTTCGCCGGCGGAGCTTGTCAGGCGGATCAAGGGGGATTCGTCGCGCTGGATACACGAGGTGTTTCCGGAGTTGCGGAACTTTGGTTGGCAGGACGGGTATGGGGTGTTTTCGGTGAGCAGGTCGAATGTGCCGCAGGTGGTGAAATACATTCAGAACCAGCGTGAGCATCACCGGGTGCAGACGTTTCAGGAGGAATATCTGTTGTTTTTGAAGAAGCACCAGGTGGCGTACGACGAGCGGTATCTGTGGGGGTGA